One stretch of Candidatus Bathyarchaeia archaeon DNA includes these proteins:
- a CDS encoding CoA-binding protein translates to MSQNQIREILEKYHVVAVVGLSREVGKPSRAVAAYLKGHAYHVIPVNPFTDEVLGEKSYPTLSAIPEELQKTIEVVDIFRPATEVPPIVDEAIKLRKTFEQPFVVWMQSGIVNEKAAEAARDAGLVVVMDRCMMVEHRHLQG, encoded by the coding sequence TTGAGTCAAAACCAAATTCGCGAGATTCTGGAGAAATATCATGTTGTTGCGGTGGTTGGGCTTTCACGTGAGGTTGGCAAACCCAGCCGCGCCGTAGCCGCCTACCTAAAAGGGCACGCCTACCACGTGATTCCTGTGAACCCGTTTACGGATGAGGTTTTGGGCGAAAAAAGCTACCCCACATTGTCTGCTATTCCAGAAGAACTTCAGAAAACCATCGAAGTCGTTGACATTTTTCGCCCCGCAACAGAGGTGCCGCCCATAGTTGATGAGGCAATAAAGCTCAGGAAAACGTTTGAACAGCCGTTTGTGGTTTGGATGCAGTCAGGCATCGTCAACGAGAAGGCAGCGGAAGCAGCGCGTGATGCTGGCTTAGTGGTGGTTATGGACCGGTGTATGATGGTGGAGCATCGGCATCTTCAAGGTTAA
- a CDS encoding S1C family serine protease has protein sequence MSVYDEKKVLEVIEKATKSVVNISTVRLVHNIFYQAVPISGMGSGTIFDADEGLILTNHHVVGGAQKINVTLYNNQVIEGTIVGSCVARDIAVVKVSAGELSSAELGDSDNLKVGQRVYAIGNPFGLTGGPTVTSGVISALNRTIQSDRGLIENLVQTDAAINPGNSGGPLVDLDGRIVAISTAIIPFAQGIGFAIPINLAKLCTTDILTQGESKRPWLGVVGLTLTVAIARYYGFPVGHGVLVTKVAGGSPAESAGMAEGDIILEVDNVETRGIDDLLREIRKHKVGDSVRVFALRSGQENFFELKLSGMP, from the coding sequence TTGTCCGTTTACGACGAAAAAAAAGTTCTAGAAGTCATCGAAAAAGCCACCAAAAGCGTAGTTAACATAAGCACCGTACGGCTGGTTCATAACATCTTCTACCAAGCAGTCCCCATTTCAGGCATGGGCTCCGGCACCATATTCGACGCTGACGAAGGCTTAATCCTCACTAACCACCATGTTGTGGGCGGCGCACAAAAAATCAACGTCACCCTCTACAACAACCAAGTCATCGAAGGCACCATCGTGGGTTCCTGTGTTGCACGAGACATCGCCGTTGTAAAAGTTAGCGCGGGCGAGCTTTCTTCGGCAGAGTTGGGTGATTCTGACAACCTCAAAGTGGGGCAACGCGTCTACGCCATTGGCAACCCTTTCGGCTTAACCGGTGGACCCACCGTAACTTCAGGCGTCATTAGCGCCCTAAACCGAACCATACAATCCGACCGCGGCCTCATCGAGAACCTCGTTCAAACCGACGCAGCAATTAACCCTGGCAACAGTGGTGGTCCACTGGTGGATTTGGATGGCAGAATCGTCGCTATAAGCACAGCAATTATACCCTTTGCCCAAGGCATCGGATTCGCTATCCCCATCAATTTGGCAAAACTTTGCACCACTGACATCCTCACTCAAGGCGAAAGCAAACGTCCCTGGCTGGGCGTAGTGGGCTTGACGCTGACTGTGGCAATTGCCCGCTACTACGGGTTTCCCGTGGGACACGGCGTGTTGGTCACCAAAGTTGCAGGGGGTAGCCCCGCGGAAAGTGCGGGCATGGCGGAGGGCGACATTATTCTAGAAGTGGATAACGTGGAAACCCGCGGCATAGACGATTTGTTGCGGGAAATCCGAAAACACAAAGTCGGTGACAGCGTGCGTGTGTTTGCTTTGCGCAGCGGGCAGGAAAACTTCTTTGAGCTTAAACTTAGCGGCATGCCTTAG
- a CDS encoding transcriptional regulator gives MLTPCEVAVKTVSPAVRALLAQTLIEKHNLKESQVAQILGVTQSAVSKYNKKIRGSAILIGDIPEIRTIAEKMIPLLLSNPVQHAAVMKLFCQACTIIRNKGLMCSLCQQNQKPPIESCTFCQDP, from the coding sequence TTGCTCACGCCCTGCGAAGTCGCCGTAAAAACCGTTTCACCAGCTGTACGCGCTCTCCTAGCCCAAACCCTCATCGAAAAACACAACCTCAAAGAAAGCCAAGTTGCTCAGATTCTGGGTGTAACCCAATCAGCAGTTAGCAAATACAACAAAAAAATCCGCGGCTCAGCCATACTCATCGGCGACATACCTGAAATTCGAACAATAGCCGAAAAGATGATTCCGTTGTTGCTGTCCAATCCCGTTCAGCACGCGGCGGTTATGAAACTGTTCTGCCAAGCCTGCACCATAATCCGAAACAAAGGCTTAATGTGCTCCCTTTGCCAACAGAACCAAAAACCCCCAATTGAAAGCTGCACCTTCTGCCAAGACCCCTAA
- a CDS encoding winged helix-turn-helix domain-containing protein produces the protein MKTQETFSERGVTEILHSLDQKCKNCAPVSPLECITNCKVWKLRNEFRMLCETMENPTFMKDLLNVLKNDTRIAILQTITKGHYSMGKLQQELKKAGYLHSQETISEEYLQPLLNVGLAAEAHDQFYATNFGGRLTSLIENLPEFTDVLPSHSECHEENILTTLLDGPKTFEDIKGFVPAKIVSRILKRLKTTGLISTPKERDYIFFFKSKRDPAKETLATTENRIYNDIPEEGISAKRLSQKTGLSLRRTYKYLRGLKGKKLVFARKTPKTYTLTERGERLAWLLKELHKIVDETVSFSEEFAKQRENS, from the coding sequence ATGAAGACCCAAGAAACATTCAGCGAAAGAGGCGTAACAGAAATTCTCCACTCTTTAGACCAAAAATGCAAGAACTGCGCCCCCGTTTCCCCGCTTGAATGCATCACCAACTGCAAAGTTTGGAAACTTCGAAACGAATTCCGCATGCTCTGCGAAACCATGGAGAACCCCACCTTCATGAAGGACCTCCTCAACGTCCTTAAAAATGACACCCGCATCGCCATCCTGCAAACCATAACCAAAGGGCACTATTCCATGGGTAAACTGCAGCAGGAACTCAAAAAAGCAGGCTACCTCCACAGTCAAGAAACCATATCCGAAGAGTACCTCCAACCCCTGCTAAACGTTGGCTTAGCAGCTGAAGCCCACGACCAATTCTACGCCACAAACTTCGGCGGCAGACTCACCAGCCTAATCGAGAACCTGCCCGAATTCACCGACGTTCTGCCCTCACACAGCGAATGCCACGAAGAAAACATACTCACCACACTGCTTGACGGCCCAAAAACCTTTGAAGACATCAAAGGGTTTGTTCCCGCAAAGATTGTCTCCCGCATCCTGAAGCGGCTCAAAACGACAGGGTTAATATCCACCCCGAAAGAAAGGGACTACATTTTCTTCTTCAAATCAAAACGCGACCCCGCAAAAGAAACACTGGCAACCACTGAGAACAGAATTTACAACGACATCCCTGAAGAGGGAATATCCGCCAAACGGCTCTCCCAGAAAACAGGTCTTTCCCTGCGCAGAACCTACAAGTACCTGCGTGGTTTAAAAGGGAAAAAACTGGTCTTCGCCAGAAAAACCCCCAAAACGTACACCTTGACCGAAAGGGGCGAACGACTCGCATGGCTACTCAAAGAACTGCACAAAATAGTTGACGAAACCGTCAGTTTCTCCGAAGAATTCGCCAAACAAAGAGAAAACTCGTAA
- a CDS encoding flavodoxin domain-containing protein, with translation MLKILVFFYSRTGNTEKMAKAVAEGAKSSNAQVDINYFIEADDLNSYDAIAVGTPTYHHDMPIDIKMLFEEAAARGVALKGKPGVTFGSYGWSGEAPKLVQEIMKNKFEMNLSEGPLLAKYAPDQKALDNCRALGKRLAESLIP, from the coding sequence ATGTTGAAAATCCTTGTGTTCTTTTACAGTAGAACTGGAAACACCGAGAAAATGGCTAAAGCGGTGGCGGAAGGCGCAAAATCAAGCAACGCCCAAGTGGACATAAACTACTTCATCGAAGCTGATGACTTAAACAGCTACGACGCGATAGCCGTGGGAACCCCAACTTACCACCACGACATGCCCATAGACATCAAGATGCTTTTCGAAGAAGCCGCAGCTCGAGGTGTCGCCTTAAAAGGTAAACCTGGCGTAACCTTTGGGTCCTACGGATGGAGCGGCGAAGCACCTAAACTGGTTCAGGAAATCATGAAAAACAAATTCGAAATGAACCTGTCCGAGGGGCCTTTGCTTGCCAAGTACGCACCTGACCAGAAGGCGCTGGATAACTGCAGAGCACTCGGAAAACGCCTTGCCGAAAGCCTTATTCCCTAA
- the hypA gene encoding hydrogenase nickel incorporation protein HypA, producing the protein MHEWALAEAVIKTAEEIAQQEKLKQVNEVTIKIGELQDVEREIFRFALAQLKPLKFKEAKFRILTAKSTLKCKVCGNTWQFNKKEMNEETVEAIHFVPEVAHTYMKCPKCGSPDFEISQGRGIWLESIKGAK; encoded by the coding sequence ATGCATGAATGGGCATTAGCTGAAGCTGTAATCAAAACAGCCGAAGAAATCGCGCAACAAGAAAAATTAAAGCAAGTCAACGAGGTCACAATCAAAATCGGGGAGCTTCAAGATGTGGAGCGAGAAATCTTCCGCTTCGCACTTGCCCAGCTTAAACCCCTAAAATTTAAAGAAGCCAAATTTAGAATTTTAACTGCCAAAAGCACCCTTAAATGCAAAGTCTGCGGCAACACCTGGCAGTTTAACAAGAAAGAAATGAACGAGGAAACGGTGGAGGCAATCCACTTCGTTCCAGAAGTGGCTCACACCTACATGAAATGCCCCAAATGCGGCAGCCCGGACTTTGAAATCAGCCAAGGACGAGGCATTTGGCTGGAAAGCATCAAAGGAGCAAAATAA